A single Parabacteroides timonensis DNA region contains:
- a CDS encoding TetR/AcrR family transcriptional regulator, with amino-acid sequence MVKKQSTSDVSDRILNVARDLFIKNGYAGTSIRDIAAASGTNVAHIKYYFESKYNLFEIIFDEAFEILFKRVSATLTSDMPFYDMVEAWISTYYEILSEYPQIPIFILNEVNQSPDTLIRKLLERDPLAIFTRLSERIAEEVKKGTIKDIPAIDLGLNILSLCVFPFMFRGLAIRVADRSESEYNEILAEHKKRVIDLIFSGLRP; translated from the coding sequence ATGGTGAAAAAGCAATCGACATCGGATGTAAGTGACCGGATACTGAATGTAGCCCGTGACTTATTTATTAAAAATGGCTATGCCGGAACCAGTATCCGCGATATAGCGGCAGCTTCAGGTACTAATGTTGCCCACATAAAATATTATTTTGAGTCGAAGTATAATCTTTTCGAGATAATATTCGACGAAGCATTTGAAATTCTCTTTAAACGTGTTTCCGCAACTTTGACATCGGATATGCCATTCTACGATATGGTAGAAGCATGGATAAGCACCTATTATGAGATATTGTCCGAATATCCTCAGATTCCTATTTTTATCCTGAATGAAGTCAATCAGAGTCCCGATACTTTGATCAGGAAATTGCTGGAACGTGATCCTCTGGCAATATTTACAAGATTGTCCGAAAGGATAGCTGAGGAAGTGAAAAAGGGAACGATAAAGGATATTCCGGCAATCGATCTGGGTTTAAATATCTTGTCGTTATGTGTGTTTCCGTTTATGTTCAGAGGATTGGCCATCCGGGTGGCAGACAGGTCGGAAAGTGAGTATAACGAAATACTGGCGGAACATAAGAAGCGTGTGATTGATTTGATCTTTAGCGGGTTGAGACCATAA